A region from the Aquimarina sp. ERC-38 genome encodes:
- a CDS encoding GntR family transcriptional regulator produces MEIVTIEEKSGTPKYKQIVASIEDAIIKGTLKRGDKLPSLNSIKEQHSLSRDTVLTAFNELKTRGIIQSVVGKGYYVMSEDVNVNQKVFLLFDEFNSFKEDLYNSFLAGMGKNVQVDIFFHHFNPDVFAKLINDNVGDYSYYVIMPAHLKGTEQWMKRLPKDKVYILDQTHKELIQYPSIYQNFKKDIYQGLQEGLKLLKKYQKAVLLFQKQLQPKGILKGFKSFCTDYHIAYEVTETLRNRTLSQGEVYIILDDKNLIRVIKNIKKQHFKIAKDIGIISYNDTILKEIVEGGITTISTDFKLMGERLAQMILTNEFAQVENFNSLIIRKSL; encoded by the coding sequence ATGGAAATTGTAACAATTGAAGAAAAATCTGGTACGCCCAAGTACAAGCAAATTGTTGCTTCCATTGAAGATGCAATTATAAAAGGCACTTTAAAAAGAGGAGATAAACTACCTTCTTTAAATAGTATTAAGGAACAACATTCTCTCTCTAGGGATACAGTTCTTACGGCATTTAACGAACTAAAAACTCGTGGAATTATTCAGTCCGTGGTGGGCAAGGGTTATTATGTAATGAGTGAGGATGTAAATGTAAATCAAAAGGTATTTTTACTCTTTGATGAATTTAATTCTTTTAAAGAAGATTTATACAATTCTTTTCTAGCTGGCATGGGTAAAAACGTACAGGTAGATATCTTTTTTCATCATTTCAATCCGGATGTATTTGCTAAATTAATCAATGACAATGTTGGTGATTATAGTTATTATGTAATTATGCCTGCCCACCTTAAAGGAACTGAACAATGGATGAAGCGACTTCCAAAAGATAAAGTTTACATCCTGGATCAAACCCACAAGGAATTGATCCAATATCCTTCGATTTACCAAAATTTTAAAAAAGACATATATCAGGGTTTGCAAGAAGGATTGAAACTGCTAAAAAAGTATCAAAAAGCAGTTTTACTTTTTCAAAAACAACTCCAACCTAAAGGAATTTTAAAAGGGTTTAAATCTTTCTGTACGGATTATCATATTGCGTATGAAGTTACCGAAACACTTAGGAACAGAACATTATCACAAGGTGAAGTATATATTATTTTGGATGATAAAAATCTAATTCGGGTGATAAAAAACATTAAAAAACAACATTTTAAGATAGCTAAAGATATTGGGATTATCTCCTATAACGATACGATTTTAAAAGAAATAGTAGAAGGAGGTATTACAACCATCTCAACAGATTTTAAACTTATGGGGGAACGATTAGCGCAAATGATTTTAACTAATGAATTTGCACAAGTAGAAAATTTTAATAGCCTAATTATTAGAAAATCACTGTAA
- a CDS encoding formylglycine-generating enzyme family protein translates to MKSKSNTPLFTIGLLILLMVYSCKNEVQNEKKNEDKEEKKEETIAVKTPEGMVWVAPKKFLQGGKANDPYAMMREKPAHYVSVDGFFIDITEVTNKQYKDFVDATGYITVAEREIDWELLKKDLPPGTPKPHDSILQPGSLTFNKNVEAVANMENYTQWWTWKIGANWKQPQGPGSSIEGQDYYPVVHIAYEDAVAYCKWANRRLPTEAEWEAAAQGEHTNAIFTWGNNPELLDQKANTWQGTFPTLNDPVDGFKYISPVKSYEPNSIGIYDMSGNVWEITSDYFNVSYYANRTDEDSTNPKGADKSYNPNNPYAVEHVIKGGSFLCHASYCASYRISARMGTTADSGSDHVGFRTVATKEMLLNGDG, encoded by the coding sequence ATGAAATCTAAAAGCAACACGCCTCTATTTACTATTGGTTTACTAATATTATTAATGGTTTACTCCTGTAAAAATGAAGTTCAAAATGAGAAAAAAAACGAAGATAAAGAAGAGAAAAAGGAAGAAACTATAGCTGTTAAAACACCCGAAGGCATGGTGTGGGTAGCACCAAAGAAGTTTTTACAGGGCGGTAAGGCTAATGATCCGTATGCTATGATGCGTGAAAAACCTGCACACTACGTTAGCGTAGATGGTTTTTTTATAGATATTACCGAAGTTACCAATAAACAATACAAAGACTTTGTGGATGCTACGGGCTACATCACGGTTGCCGAACGTGAAATTGACTGGGAACTACTAAAGAAAGATTTGCCTCCGGGTACGCCTAAACCTCATGACTCTATTTTACAGCCTGGCAGCTTGACCTTTAATAAAAATGTGGAAGCTGTGGCTAATATGGAAAATTATACGCAATGGTGGACCTGGAAGATTGGAGCCAATTGGAAACAACCCCAGGGTCCAGGTTCTTCTATAGAAGGGCAGGATTATTATCCAGTGGTGCATATTGCCTACGAAGATGCGGTAGCTTACTGTAAATGGGCAAATAGAAGGCTTCCTACCGAGGCAGAATGGGAAGCTGCAGCACAAGGCGAACATACCAATGCCATTTTTACCTGGGGAAATAACCCGGAACTATTGGATCAAAAAGCGAATACCTGGCAGGGTACGTTTCCAACCCTTAATGATCCGGTAGACGGTTTCAAATACATATCCCCGGTCAAATCTTACGAACCTAACTCCATAGGGATCTATGATATGTCCGGTAACGTTTGGGAGATCACCAGTGATTATTTTAATGTCTCTTACTACGCTAATCGAACAGATGAAGACAGTACCAACCCAAAAGGAGCAGATAAATCCTATAACCCAAACAATCCGTACGCCGTAGAACATGTAATCAAAGGAGGATCTTTTCTGTGTCATGCCTCTTATTGTGCCAGTTATAGAATTTCGGCACGTATGGGAACCACCGCCGACTCCGGATCAGATCACGTAGGATTCAGAACCGTAGCTACTAAGGAGATGTTGTTGAATGGTGATGGATGA
- a CDS encoding transposase — MDFLIVICFLSCTKLKKFKPVHLLDFRQWVFEVKEKEGHTLEFLPPYSPQLNPIEKKWAQAKNVRRKFNHTPEQLFIYTKL, encoded by the coding sequence ATGGACTTTTTAATAGTTATCTGTTTTTTGTCATGTACTAAACTAAAAAAGTTTAAACCAGTTCATTTATTAGATTTCCGTCAATGGGTTTTCGAAGTAAAGGAAAAAGAAGGGCATACTTTAGAATTCTTGCCACCCTATAGTCCGCAATTAAACCCTATAGAAAAGAAATGGGCACAAGCTAAAAACGTTAGAAGAAAGTTTAACCATACCCCAGAGCAACTTTTTATTTATACCAAACTATGA